The genomic DNA ACGAGAATGACTGTCAAATGGATATAGCAACTCGTTCTTCCTATCCATTTCATATTTCCCAGAAACACGTTGACACTCAGCTGGTTGGGTCCCATTGGTGGGCGGCTATTTTAAGAGGACGCCCGAGAATGGCACTGAATTATCACCTCTGGCTTTTGCAATGCTGTACAGAACAGTGGTGTGGCAATGACTTTTCATGGGAGCTATTTTACATTGAAGAATCTTGAATCATAATTTACGAGCCGTTCTAGCCAAGCCTGGTTTGAATGAAACATGACTTGGGCTTCTCCTAGTCGCCGTTATCAAAACTGGGACTCTGGGATGGGAAGACATGAAGACAGAGCCTACCAAATCGTGAGTGCCCTGGGAGGtaaaaaactctcctcccaAGACCTACTTCAGGAGGTGCAAACCCTGATCAACGACATGGATGACACTTTCTTAGGTCGTCACAAGCAGAACATAAAACGAGCACCATACCAACCCCAACGACTGATGCACTGAACGAGCAAGCGAGCAATCACTCGCGCATAAGCGATGATGCATGAATGACCTGAAGCTGGCCAACACCGCATTGGATAAATCTATATATCCGACCAGAGCCTGAAGGAGCGCACTTCGTGCTGTTTCGTGAATATATTACTGGCTTTAAGTGCCTAGAATCCTTCTCCATGGTGGGCGAGATATAGcgttttgaaagaaaacagcttttctttttctttccctccaATTCCATTGATCTTTGGCCAGCGGCGTTCAAAGGAGTAACTCACTTGAGGTATTGGGTCATATCAACCAGAAACCCCTCCATGGAGAGCTCTATTAGAATGGTTCAATCTAGCTCAACTGAGCTGTAGACCCCAAGAGGCAGGATATGATTGAAACGCCATTGTTCCCATTTCCCACCGACCTGGAACACTTTTCACTGCAACGGAAGGACCCTTAAGAGAAActctttcatgattttgggATTTTAAAAGTAGTTCTTGCCTTTCCAAACCGTGCTGAATTGGCCGTCACATTAAGGAAAATCGTAAAAAGCCGGCTGTTTCTCTCaggaaatattatttcttggtAGATGAAGTACTTGAGGCTTCAATATCGATCTGAATCGCCCGTGTGACCACCAACTTACGAAACATTCCATCAATAGTCTCACCCTCAATTTGTTAGGAACACACATCTAATGAGATTGGTTTTTGGCGGGCACTCAGATGTCTTTTTGATTTAGGCGCTTGCCAATCAGTCATCCCAAACCAATTAGGTATGGAGGCACGAACAAACGCTTCCTTGGCACAGGCGATTGATCTAACCATGAATACCAACCACATTCctaaaaagagagaaaagaggaATGGAAGAGCCTGTCTGCACCTTCTACCGCATATTCCCGTTCCAAGGCTGTGCATGCTATCACCGCCTCCATTTCCCTCACGTCACTCATCAAGTCAAGCTCCTAGATCCAGGTTAGCCACAAGACCGGTGTCGGACGTCCCTGGAAGCCAGCTAGTCTCCGTGGTGTTTGGCTCTGTCGCCAAATTAGGCTCCTCTATCTAGCGTTCAAAAGTGTGCTGCTCGTTTTTTGTTCACTTGGACGATCACTTTGCCTATTTGCATCATCTTGGAACAGCCTGCATGAGCCTCAGTGAGATGGGATCATCCCTAGACTTTGGCCAGGCGATCCCGGGAAGATCCCTTTCTGCGTGCGTCCCAACAAGAACAACCTCGAGCCACTTCTCTCGAGCAAACAGGACCAGTGAACTAAAAAGAGTCGGCGACgaacaagaaaatgaggaaGAACAAAGTCATGAGAAAAAACATCAAGAGGATGCCAATGTTTATTCCAATTGGACGTGCGACTATTCGGCGGGTTTCCACTTCCCGAAAGGATCCTGTGACGGACTTAATGACTTCTTTCATCAATTGGCCACAGAAGAGAGAAAGCGCGGAGAcatcttcttcaaatggttGTATGAGAACCGCAATTCATTGACCTTTGACCGCGGGATTTTTCGGGAAATTTCCCAAAGCTCGCTCAAAGACGAGGATGTGGATCTTAGTGAAGCAGGCGCCTCCTCAGATGAGGAGGATTTTGCCCCAGAACAAGGGCATGTCAACCAAAAGGGACGACTTCTTCCCGACTTTTCTCATGAATAGTTCATGATCACACGAGAGAAATAGCCATCCGTCTCCCAGAGTACCCATGTTCCTCGTGCTCCCCACGTTGCTGTTCCTCCATCATCGATCCACCATGATCTAGCCAATCCTAAAGACTAGATCCCGAGCCACTGcctagtcaagtaaacgcaaTACCCTCTTGATAGAGGACCCAAAGGAAAAGTTTCCAAAGGCTTGAGAATTTATGAGCAAGGCTCTTTCTAGACAGCTCAGATCAAGTGCTGGATGGAAGGAACGATATCAAAGGCATATATTTCCATACATCCAAAGCTCCTGAAGTACTTGATTGTTTCTCTTGGAGAAGTGCTGGTTGGTCCCTGGTTGCTTTTCCCCTGCAGATGGTGCCTTTTGAATTAATGTATCCTTTAAGTCAGTTCCTAGATGCAGCCTATCATTACGTGCCTTGGATGGAGATGTGAGGTGAGGTGGTCTAGCTACGAATTTCCGGGGGGGGGGTACTTTTTCTCCTATTTGTTGAAGCCGTCATGGACGAATGTGAGTTCTTGTAAtaattgtcactttttactCACTTGGTGCTTACATCTTAAAGAAATCTGGAACCAATTTGGAAACGAAATGCCTGTAAATATCAGGCGTAATGGTGTAGCCCTCTCGGTTTGAATCCAACTTTCCTTATCCAAAGTCCATTTCAGCAGAAGTAGAAGTTGATCTTTTGTAGAATTCAATCGTTCTGTCGTGGATCTTCCATCCACACTATACCCAGAGGATCAAGTGCACCTTATTCGTACTCAGGCAAGCCAGCCCAGAAGTAGGCAGGTAAAGAATATAGAGATCggaaagtttttcaatttcatcttcaCTTTGCTAGCGAGACGACCATGGAGAAAAACTGCCACAGAGCCTCCATGTTTTCATTCACGAAGCCAAATGCTAACCGCCCACAAATTGAATTAAACGaacattgagaaaaaaaagctgtCAGAGGTCATCGGCGGCAAGATGGGTGAAGAATTCAAGCATTATGACTAGAAATGTATTTTACATGGCATTGCAGTGGTTCGAAGTATCCCAAAGACCTTGGCTCTAGTTTTTAGGTTAGTCTTTAGGTTAGTCTAGTTGGTGATTAACGGAGAGAAAGGCACATTTACTTTTCATGTTTACAAACAATGGATTGAGCAcactgaaaaagaaacaattacGCACCATATGATGCATGAAAAGATACGATGCATTGGAAAGTTTAAGAGAGCTCGTGGGTCCTGAGGCTCTTGAGATACTCTTGGAATAGCGATCAAggttttttctctctcgccTGAGTTTGGGCCTCAAACTTTTTTACTCTCTTCGGTTGTAGTTCTATTTCTCACATCAATCGTCTCAATTGAAAGCTGACCCTATGCTGTCTCTTCAATGGTTGATGCGTCGCCGAGCCGACCACATGGCCAAGATTCTCCACTTGAAGGACATTGCAGAGAAAACGAGGGTACTCGTTGATTCATTAATTCATCATCCTTTTGCCAAAAACTCAgccctttcattttcaaagaacgCGAGGAAAGCTGATGATTTCTAATTGAATACGTCAAGTGTAAGATCTTTGAAGTCGCTTGATTGGACATTTCGTCTGAGTCTGGCATTGCATTGCTTGCGAAGGGAGAGTTGACTTTTCACTTTCGACGTGTAAATTGTGTATGTCAATCGCAAATATCCTTTCCAACGATGGCTCTCTGAATGAAAACTTGGTTGGAATCAGCTTGAAAATCCTCACTAacaccaaaagaaaacgaaaaaggCTTCAACGTGTGTGCGTGTAATGTCAAAGACACAGTCGGTCTGGCGTGTTTTTGGCAAAGGTCTTACTTGATATTATGCAGGACTCCAATTTCCTGCACTTTTTGCGGCTTCATCAAGACAAATTATTCGGGTGCAACGAGGAGAGCAGTAAACGAATCCGAGAAATCattctcaatttggagctcctGAGGAAACAgaatcaagccaaagaagtGTGCCAAACCAAcaaatcatcatgatcatgacATTCCGTTTTTACCCGGTTACTTGATTGTCTAAAATATACGTACTTCTctttcactcattcattcatttgattcaattattcattcatttattcagtcagtcagtcagtcagtcagtcagtcagtcagtcagtcagtcagtcagtcagtcagtcagtcatttATGTGCTCTTCATCGAAGCAATACAAACTCTAAGGCGCCCAGAGtggtcaaaattgatttgtgtTCATTTTCAGGAGTCAATTTGTTCCCTATTACCAACCTCCAGATGAGAATGAGAAGGAGTGGATCTGTTCCACGCCAGATAGTTCGGGTATGCACAAATGCGGGGAGTTGCCTTACTACGAAGAAGACGAGGTGGAGTGTCATGCCAGCATCGAAACCGGTCTTTACAACTCATCGGATTGCATTAATTGGAATCAATACTTCACCGATTGCAAACCAGGAGCCATGAACCCGTTCCACGGTGCAATATCCTTTGACAATATTGGATTGGCCTGGGTGGCCATTTTCCTGGTAATCCACATTTCACAGCGACCTTACCACTTCGATCAGCCAACATGCCTTCTTCAATGGTCTGTTTGGTGATTAGCTAGATTTTGGCTACAGTCTCAACCATTTCCTGCAAGCTTGCCAAAAGATCAGCCACAGGCCTAGCACGTCTAGGCCCCTTGGCCATTCAGTACAGCGCTAAATTTGATGCCATTGCAATCGTTgccagaaaatggcaattgctttctttttctttcaagactGGAACGCTAAGTTAAATGGAAAATTTACCGCGAGAGTCAAGCTGGGACTTTATTTATGGATTTAGATGTCGGATGTGCACCTGAAATAAAAGCTTTTTGGAAAGTGCTGGGTACTTCTCACTTTGGCGGTGGTAGCGAGTCTTGCGTGAAGCTCAACAGCCTCTAGCCATGTCCTGAGAGACTGAACCAACCCATTCTACGAACACTACTTTGTACACACTAAAGGTACTTGGAGTATGTACGTAACACTAGAGATGGCCACAAATCTGGCACTGCCAAGTTGGCtcatgtactgtacgtacgtagtgtCGTGCATTTCGTGGCACGATTACGAGAAACATCAACATCAGGGACTTTTAGCATACCTACGTACAAATGCCCAAAGTGACAACGACTGGAGGGAAATGCAAACGGGGTCTTAATGACTGTGCCTGTTTTTTGATTACTCTAGGTGATAAGTCTCGAAGGATGGACCGATGTCATGTATTTCGTTCAAGATGCGCACTCATTCTGGAATTGGGTCTACTTTGTCCTGCTCATTGTGGTGagttgttattattgttgttattgttattactACTTTGCCCTAGTGTTGAATTCATCTGTCTTGGTTGTGTGGGGGCTTTGCTCCTAAGGAAAATGTATGTTTATGGTATTCTCGAGTCAGTCTACTCTATCCACACATATGTGCCAGTCCTTTCATTCGTATCCTTTCCTTCCTAACCTACCTTACGTCATGTCCTCACCGCAACGGATTAAAACAATTAATCACCAACCCCTTGGCAGTTTCAACCATTCAGGATGTGTGTGATGTGTACGTGTACTCGTTCGAGTTCCGAGAGCCGTTACCTACCCATCCGGCACCTCCTTTGTAGCACTCTGTAGTCGAAAGTTCTACACCACCGCATAATCTTGCCGCGGGAATCCTCCTGGAACCGCCATTCCAAAAGAAGTTCCATGTGAGCCACATCACCAAATACCTTTGTGAATTCCATCCTCAGACTCTAAATACTTGCCTGTGCCCACTGACTTGGATGACTCGATGTCAGAATTCCTCCTCTCCTTTCTCTCTACTCTTATTTTGCTAATCCAAAGAATCCTTTAGAGCCTTTTGCTGTGGGGAAGGTGGCCTTGCGTCTCGCTTTTGATTTCGCTGGATAAGCTGGCCAAGCCTTGGAATGGATTAGAGACGAATTTTGGGTAATCCCACTTGTTTAGATTGTTGCAGGCCCTCCATTTCAGATGAAATGCGAAGTTCACGGGTCCCTTTCCCTTTCCAATCTCCTGCACCTTGCGCTGGCTTAATCTATACATATCCAAAACGCTGAAGCCAAAGACCATTCGCGTTCATTTTATAGTCGTCTCAACTCTCCAAATCGGACGAAGATGGCTCGTTGCTACATCGAAAGCCGTCTAGATTTCGGGTCAACTCCAAAAAGAATCACGCTGGAGAGAGAGATTCTCCGACTTCGAAAGAATGCACTTCATAGAAGAACTCATTTGGGTGACCTTGAAATAGATTGGACTGTAGTGTCGGCTTTTCTTGGCAAGCCAAACGTCGGCGAGCTGAGCCATATATTAGAGATTTGATAGCGGTCTCTAAGCAGAACGAATGTGCGACACCAAACCTATAAGTCCAAATCACGGCCTTTAAAATTGGATATAAAAAGCCATACGGTAGTCTACGCCAAGCTTGTCTTTCCGAAAGTTGAGAGGTTGTTATCTAGCCATGCTTCATGCATGTTAATACTTCTCGCTCTTGTTCCTTTTACTCATACAATTCTAATCTTCCCTCAGATTGGCTCCTTCTTCATGATTAACTTGTGCCTGGTCGTCATTGCCACCCAATTTTCGGAAACGAAGCGTCGCGAAACGGCAAAAATGAAGGCTGAGCGAGCTCGATTTCAATCATCGTCCACATTGTCGAGCTTCACCAATTCGGAGACCACCAATTGCTATCGTCAAGTGATTCGACTCATAGCTCATCTGATCCGAAAGGCCATGAGTCGAACACGACGGCTGTATCGAAAGCATCGCCTCGAGCATTTGAGCAAGAAAGAGATGTCGCTCATGGAGAAACAGGAGGCGGGCAAACTTCAAAACCATCACATCCGACGCAATGTCTACACGCAGAGCGTCATCAATCCCAACAATGGTAGGTGTGACGGTAGAATAAGCCCAGACAAAAGAGCTTTCATTAATCAGACCTTGGATTGTTCAAACCAGTCCTTTCGACCGAACAAAAATGCTATTAATTCTTTCATAGCCATTAGTCCAGGCCGAATTGCTCCATTTTATCCTCAACTGATTTTCCAGGCTGTCATTCATTAGTGTCTATTTTTAGCACCgtaatcaaaattgattttgatgaaggACTTCCAAATTGCAAGAGAGTGGTCATGTGGAACACTCTCAGTATACGAACATATATCACATCTCTAGGATATCGTAGaaataaacaagaaacaaaacaattaGGCCAAAAGAACCGCTGACATTCAGAACAGATTAGACCTTTCCCAAACCTAATTAAGGTCAGTTAATACCGTCGAAAAAAAGTGGCTAACTGGATATGAAAGTTTTGATTATCTCTTCTTGAGATCTTTCACTCCCAATGGGAACAGATGTACCACAAGATCATCTTGAGAGTTTTGCTTCCTTTGAACCCCTCCATCACGTTCGAAAAACTATTGCTTCTCGTATGGGAAAACTTTGAAAGATAATGTATCACTTAGGGATTAGGCCTGGGCGCCACGTAGATAGATAGATCTAGCGAGCGAGATCCTGGGTCCCTTCCTTCAACTGATAGGGCTCATCTCTGGCAGCATTGTTTAGTTCCTgtttgctcttcaaattttgatcaagaacGCCCTGAGGCGCTGATAACGGCGGTATTCCATCTCACCAAGAATGAAGGTCTCAAAGGCCATAGGCCATTCTAAGCCTGAGATCCCCCTTATCGTTGCCGAAAAATGGCACAGGGAACGCGTGGAAAGGCGAGGCGGCCAGAAGGGTCATGGGATTACGACCCACTGTTGCACACGTTCTCGATAAAGAGTATCGAAGGTtgaggcaggcaggcaggcaggcaccTTCTTTCCAGGGAGAAAAAGGCCtgataaaatgaaatgatgtgcATGCGAGCTggcgagtgagtgagcaaaAGAAAACGGCTTTAGGGCCCTTTGATGAGTCAACAAGCGGAGGGGACAATTCAATGCACTTTCGAGGttaaacaaatttcaaacctcGAATGGCGACGCTTGCATTTCAGGACAAATCGATATGAAGATCGAACTTGACGATGTGACCATTTCCGAGAATCGACTGCCTGAACGATTGCCCATTTGTCAATCGGAAAAGATGACTCAAACGGATCCTACGGGGTTTGATGGAGGCCATAACGGTTAAGAAGATGGATCGATGTCATGCGGTTGTCGTCTGAGAAATTTTGCGTTTGTTTGCACTTTGGGGAAATGGTAAACAGAGCCGATGACAAACCAAGCTGTCATACACGAGATGAGACTTTCCATCATCATGCACGAACCACAAGAATCTGCAGACTCACTTTCACCACTCCCAGGAGATCTAAGGAGAATCTGCGAGGACTCTCTTGGACTTGAGCCCACTTCTCTAGTTGTGGGCGTGTGTGTGTACAATAATACACGGGGAGTCGCGATATTGACAGAGTACACTCTCTGATGGAACAGTTGGGCCCCTCCTTGAGCTGGGCAGAGATTCCCTTTTCATTAACGTACGTTTGTACTCACAGACTTTCTCCCTTCAGTGGAAAGTAATACTAGATCATCACTCATCGACCAATATTAAGCAACACGATCCCTTTGCAATGGCTCTAATGAGAGGgctctttcgttctttcggGAGGGGTGTGGAAGCGTTGCAAGAAGattttgaagatgatgatgatcgtgaTCATCATTagcatcatcatgatcattcTCGTGTTGCTTTTCCACTCTTGATATCTGCATTGCCATTGTTGCACGATTTCCGCGACTGGACTAAAAAATTGACCATGACTGTTGAAGCGTGTTCCAATACGGTTACTTACTGTGGTTTAGATCATACGTACGTGATCAGAATTTGTGGAAAATTATGGCGTGTCTGCGAAACAAACACCACTTCTCTCGCAATAAAAAATTGCCTTGCAACCGAATTTCGGCCTAGTAACTCAGGGTGACCACTTTGCATTCGACAGGAATTGCTCGCACTTTCATCAGCACTCTCTGCCACTCTCACTGCCCAAATCGGAGGGTTTAATGCCTCACAAATCAAGCACTGTTCAACCTATAACTTGCCGGAGGTGGGACAGAGCTCGGATGACAAATTGGGATCAGGATGTGATGTGGATAGCGAAATCTACGAATTGGCCGTGACGCCCAAACGGCCCTCCCGGTTCATTGCCTTCTTCGGGTGCTGCGGTACCTGTCTGTCCAAGTTTCAGAATCAGCTCGAGAAGTTTGTGGATCACAACATTTTCCAACGTTTCATCCTGTTTTGTATTCTCATCAACACCTTCAGTATGGGCATAGAGTTCCACAAACAGGTATGCTCAAAGAATATTAATACAACACGTGCGCCCATAGACAAAGAATGACGGGGGACAAGGACAATAATGCGACCGTCCAATGACGTGGGCCctcttctttgtttcttcCTAGCCGGAGTTCCTCACGAAAACCGTGGAAATCAGCAATCTCGCTTTTAGTGCCATCTTTGCCATCGAGATGCTCCTCAAGCTATCAGCTTACGGACTCTTTAAGTACATTAGCGACGGCTTTAACGTGTTCGATGGAATCATTGTCATATTCAGGTTCGTCAGAAACCCTGACTAGTTAGAGATTACCGCCCTTAATCAAGACCACAAAACATCGATATGGTTATTATCTTGTTTAGTTCCATGGAGCTTTATACGGGATTTGTTCATGGAATCCATCCTGAAGGTGGGAGCACCGGCCTTTCCGTTCTGAGGACGTTCAGACTTCTGCGCATCCTCAAACTCGTCCGGTTCTTACCGAATCTTCGGCGCCAGCTCGTGGTGATGCTGAGGACCATGGACAATGTGGCCGTTTTCTTTGGACTGCTCatgctcttcatcttcatttttagGTTTGAATTCGTTCATTTTAATGCGGGACCGCTTCTTTGTTACTATTTTGTCTCGGTAGAACAGTTAGTGAAGCCCTTCTTGGGTCTTGTTGAATCTGCCAACGAGCCATCCAGCGGCATGAAAAAACTGTTTCAATCTTTCTGAAATAGGTCCGACAGATCGGATCAGAGATTGCCAAGTGAAATCCTTCTCTCTTGTTCCAACTTTCAGTATTTTGGGGATGAACCTCTTTGGATGCAAGTTTTGCGATGGGGACGTCTGTGATCGTAAAAACTTTGATACGCTCCTTTGGGCCACTGTCACCGTGTTCCAAGTGAGTTTCTTTACCagctttgatttcaattccCCATGGGCCTATGTAGCTTTATTTTATGGGGGTTTAATGGCCTTTCCCTTCTCGTTTGCCCTCTCAAAGGTCCTGACTCAAGAGGATTGGAACATTGTCCTCTTTCTTGGcatgaaacaaacaaatcacTGGGCGGCGCTG from Tigriopus californicus strain San Diego chromosome 1, Tcal_SD_v2.1, whole genome shotgun sequence includes the following:
- the LOC131884309 gene encoding uncharacterized protein LOC131884309; the encoded protein is MSSLKGGLGRVASFRNRTGSDVSISGTSQSRRYQNWDSGMGRHEDRAYQIVSALGGKKLSSQDLLQEVQTLINDMDDTFLACMSLSEMGSSLDFGQAIPGRSLSACVPTRTTSSHFSRANRTSELKRVGDEQENEEEQSHEKKHQEDANVYSNWTCDYSAGFHFPKGSCDGLNDFFHQLATEERKRGDIFFKWLYENRNSLTFDRGIFREISQSSLKDEDVDLSEAGASSDEEDFAPEQGHVNQKFYFSHQSSQLKADPMLSLQWLMRRRADHMAKILHLKDIAEKTRDSNFLHFLRLHQDKLFGCNEESSKRIREIILNLELLRKQNQAKEVCQTNKSS